In Pseudomonas sp. PDNC002, the DNA window GGTCGCTTCTATGGCGAGCCGAGCCGTGGCGTCGATCTGGTGGGCGTGACCGGTACCAACGGCAAGACCAGCGTCAGCCAGTTGGTAGCCCAGGCCCTCGATCTGCTCGGCGAGCGCTGTGGCATCGTCGGCACCCTCGGCACCGGTTTCTATGGCGCGCTGGAAAGCGGCCGCCACACCACGCCCGATCCGCTCGCTGTACAGGCGACCCTGGCGCGCCTGAAGCAGGCCGGCGCCAAGGCCGTGGCCATGGAAGTGTCCTCCCATGGCCTGGAACAGGGCCGCGTTGCCGCGCTAGGGTTCGACGTTGCGGTATTCACCAACCTGTCCCGCGACCACCTGGATTACCACGGCTCGATGGAAGCCTATGGTGCCGCCAAGGCCAAGCTGTTCGCCTGGCAGGGCCTACGTTGCCGGGTGATCAACCTGGACGACGATTTTGGCCGCCAACTGGCCGCCGAATCCCATGAGTCACGTCTGCTGGGTTACAGCCTGATCGACCCGGCAGCCTACATCTACTGCCGCGAAGCGACGTTCAGCGACGCTGGTGTGCAGGCTCAGATCGTCACCCCGCAAGGCGAGGGCCTGCTGCGCAGCTCGCTGCTGGGCAAATTCAACCTGAGCAACCTGCTGGCCGTGGTCGGTGCGCTGCTGGGTCTGGACTACCCGCTGGGCGACGTCCTCAAGGTGCTGCCGCAGCTGGAAGGCCCCATTGGCCGCATGCAGCGTCTGGGCGGCGGTGAAAA includes these proteins:
- a CDS encoding UDP-N-acetylmuramoyl-L-alanyl-D-glutamate--2,6-diaminopimelate ligase, with product MPMSLNQLLPQAESGELIRELTLDSRTVKPGDLFLAVPGGSQDGRTHIAAALKLGAAAIAYEAEGAANLPPSDVPMIAIKGLARQLSAIAGRFYGEPSRGVDLVGVTGTNGKTSVSQLVAQALDLLGERCGIVGTLGTGFYGALESGRHTTPDPLAVQATLARLKQAGAKAVAMEVSSHGLEQGRVAALGFDVAVFTNLSRDHLDYHGSMEAYGAAKAKLFAWQGLRCRVINLDDDFGRQLAAESHESRLLGYSLIDPAAYIYCREATFSDAGVQAQIVTPQGEGLLRSSLLGKFNLSNLLAVVGALLGLDYPLGDVLKVLPQLEGPIGRMQRLGGGEKPLVVVDYAHTPDALEKVLLALRPHVHGQLLCLFGCGGDRDRGKRPIMAQIAEQHADRVLVTDDNPRTEKSEAIIADIRAGFAKPDAVEFVPGRGDAIARLIAAAGVDDVVLLAGKGHEDYQEIDGVRHPFSDLDQAAKALAAWEVKRA